The sequence below is a genomic window from bacterium.
GCCATCCACACCCACTTCATGCGATGGATGAAGGCCGGCTTCTTTGTTGCTCTGTGGCGGGCGGGGCTGGCCGAATACAACGAGATGGAAGGCATCGCCTGGCGCTGGCAGAGCATAGACGGGGCCATGGTCAAGGCCCCTCTGGCTCATGATGCCGTCGGGTTGGGCCCGACGGATCGGGGAAAAAACGGAGGCAAGCGCCATGTGCTGGTGGACGGCCGTGGAGTCCCGCTGTCGATCGTCGTAACCGGGGCCCATCGACATGATGTCAGCCAGCTGGAACGGGTCCTCGATGCGATTGTCATCGACCGTCCCAAAGGCAGACAGCATTTATGTACAGACAAGGGCTACACCGGGAAACCGGCACAACAGTCTATCAAAGAACGAAAGTACATCCCGCACGTCAAACAGCGCGGGGAGGAAATACAGGAGAAGAAAACCCATCCGCACCGCAAAGCGCGTCGGTGGGTGGTCGAGGTTTCCCACTCCTGGATCAATCGCTTCCGGAAACTCCTCGTGAGATACGAGAAGTTCGTCGTGAGCTACGAAGCACTATTACATATGGCCGCAGCCATCGTCGCCTTCAGAAAAGCAGGCATTATTTACGGATAAGTTCTAAATCAGCGCCTCATTTTAGCTTCAAGGAGAGGTGGTCTGGGCCTTCTCAGTGTTGCCCGGGCCTCCTCCGAAACGTTTCGGCCCCCGGCAACTCTGCGCTTCTTTTCCAGTTGCCTGAAAGACAAATGACCGCCGACTCACCTGTCTTACTGAAGACGGCCATTTCGCCCCTTGTAATAACCTCTGCCATGGATTCATTCTCCTCTGCCGGTATCCTGCCTGTTTGTTGTCCCGCTGTCATTCCCTCACCTGACCCGAGAACCTTGCGAATTCTGTTTTATGCCA
It includes:
- a CDS encoding IS5 family transposase, whose translation is MAKLQSWEVSDAFWSKVEPLIPGPEREPYKRYRRKPGGGRKPMPPRQVFEAIVYVLRTGCQWKALPKERFGSPSAIHTHFMRWMKAGFFVALWRAGLAEYNEMEGIAWRWQSIDGAMVKAPLAHDAVGLGPTDRGKNGGKRHVLVDGRGVPLSIVVTGAHRHDVSQLERVLDAIVIDRPKGRQHLCTDKGYTGKPAQQSIKERKYIPHVKQRGEEIQEKKTHPHRKARRWVVEVSHSWINRFRKLLVRYEKFVVSYEALLHMAAAIVAFRKAGIIYG